The following proteins are encoded in a genomic region of Pyrus communis chromosome 11, drPyrComm1.1, whole genome shotgun sequence:
- the LOC137709481 gene encoding calcium-binding protein PBP1-like translates to MAGVGKRAADDFEDLLPQMADKLGGEGLIRELCNGFQLLMDKDKGAITLESLRRNSALLGLQNLREDELVSMVREGDLDGDGALNQMEFCVLMFRLSPELMEESWIWLEQAMQEVISDKNKRP, encoded by the coding sequence ATGGCAGGAGTTGGAAAGAGGGCTGCTGACGATTTCGAAGACCTGCTGCCGCAGATGGCGGATAAGCTCGGCGGCGAGGGGCTGATAAGAGAGCTGTGCAACGGGTTTCAGCTGCTGATGGACAAGGACAAAGGGGCCATTACGCTGGAGAGCTTGAGGAGGAATTCTGCCTTGCTTGGTCTGCAGAACTTGAGAGAAGACGAGCTTGTGAGCATGGTGAGGGAAGGTGACTTGGACGGTGATGGCGCTCTGAACCAGATGGAGTTTTGCGTTTTGATGTTCAGACTGAGTCCTGAGCTGATGGAAGAGTCTTGGATTTGGCTTGAGCAAGCCATGCAAGAGGTGATTAGCGATAAAAATAAGAGACCCTAA
- the LOC137709449 gene encoding calcium-binding protein PBP1-like, translating into MAGVGKRAADDFEDLLPQMADKLGGEGLIRELCNGFQLLMDKDKGVITLESLRRNSALLGLQNLREDELVSMVREGDLDGDGALNQMEFCVLMFRLSPELMEESWIWLEQAMEEEISDKNKRP; encoded by the coding sequence ATGGCAGGAGTTGGAAAGAGGGCTGCTGACGATTTCGAAGACCTGCTGCCGCAGATGGCGGATAAGCTCGGCGGCGAGGGGCTGATAAGAGAGCTGTGCAACGGGTTTCAGCTGCTGATGGACAAGGACAAAGGGGTCATTACGCTGGAGAGCTTGAGGAGGAATTCTGCCTTGCTTGGTCTGCAGAACTTGAGAGAAGACGAGCTTGTGAGCATGGTGAGGGAAGGTGACTTGGACGGTGATGGCGCTCTGAACCAGATGGAGTTTTGCGTTTTGATGTTCAGACTGAGTCCTGAGCTGATGGAAGAGTCTTGGATTTGGCTTGAGCAAGCCATGGAAGAGGAGATTAGCGATAAAAATAAGAGACCCTAA